Proteins from a single region of Carassius gibelio isolate Cgi1373 ecotype wild population from Czech Republic chromosome A5, carGib1.2-hapl.c, whole genome shotgun sequence:
- the ca5h11orf54 gene encoding ester hydrolase C11orf54 homolog isoform X3, with the protein MNTVSKEVELPGGFFLGAGAVSYKTVGMNGELMPLVLTEAEGRAAVNGSYFSSINPVDGKCLQEKYSDRFHDCDFGLLANLYACEGKPGKVIEVRACRRTGEDSLVSCMRKTMEEHYGEKSVALGGTFVLQKGKAKIHIMPPEFSACPLNTNEEVNNWLRHFEISAPLIFQTVMVSRDPGLDLRVEHTHGFSHHGEGGHYYIDTTPNTVEYLGYFLPAEFIYRIDRPTETHNIGRD; encoded by the exons ATGAACACTGTGTCCAAGGAGGTGGAGCTGCCTGGGGGATTTTTTCTTGGTGCTGGTGCGGTTTCCTACAAGACAGTTGGCATGAATGGAGAG tTAATGCCTCTGGTGCTGACTGAAGCTGAAGGAAGAGCTGCAGTGAATGGCAGTTATTTTTCATCCATCAACCCAGTGGATGGAAAATGTCTGCAGGAGAAATATAGCGACAGGTTCCATGACTGTGACTTCGGCCTCCTTGCAAACCTTTATGCATGTGAGGGCAAACCTGGAAAG GTCATCGAGGTGAGAGCCTGCAGAAGAACTGGAGAGGACAGTCTCGTGAGCTGCATGAGAAAGACCATGGAAGAACATTATGGGGAGAAGAGTGTGGCCCTGGGGGGAACTTTCGTCTTACAAAAGGGGAAGGCGAAGATCCATATTatg CCTCCTGAATTCTCTGCCTGCCCTCTAAACACCAATGAGGAGGTCAATAACTGGCTCAGGCATTTTGAAATCAGTGCTCCACTGATCTTTCAAACGGTCATGGTGTCCAGAGACCCA GGTCTTGACCTGAGAGTGGAGCATACACATGGCTTCAGTCATCATGGTGAGGGAGGCCATTACTACATTGACACCACTCCAAACACAGTGGAGTACCTGGGATACTTCCTGCCCGCTGAGTTCATCTACCGTATCGACCGACCCACTGAGACACACAATATTGGCCGAGATTAA